One Primulina tabacum isolate GXHZ01 chromosome 10, ASM2559414v2, whole genome shotgun sequence DNA segment encodes these proteins:
- the LOC142505331 gene encoding putative glycosyltransferase STELLO2: MLVQDRVFSSSDGPKSLNHQSRNKFRLFPPKKLDFSTWLSENIFRIGMIILVITTVAAVFCLRNYYTAGGDAAALMCLQSTQSHSIHPKFPQINWNSIPRVVDKVTPFSSFRSEKWIVVSVSEYPSESLKKMAKIKGWQVLAIGNSRTPEDWKLKGVIYLSLDMQAQLGFRVVDYLPFDSYVRKTVGYLFAIQHGAQKIYDIDDRGDVIDNDIGKHFDVELVGEGSRQEVILQYSHDNPNRTVVNPYIHFGQRSVWPRGLPLENVGDIEHEPFYTEVFGGKQFIQQGISNGLPDVDSVFYFTRKSTLEGFDIRFDEHASKVALPQGTMVPVNSFNTIFHSSAFWGLMLPVSVSSMASDVLRGYWAQRLLWEVGGYVVVYPPTVHRYDKIEAYPFSEEKDLHVNVGRLIKFLVAWRSSNHRLFEKILELSYVMAEEGFWTEKDLKFTAAWLQDLLSVGYQQPRLMSLELDRPRANIGDGDRKEFVPQNLPSVHLGVEETGVVNYEIGNLITWRKNFGNVVLIIFCYGPVERTALEWRLLYGRIFKTVIILSVEKNVDLAVEQGDADHVYKNLPKLFDRYTSADGFLFLQDNTILNYWNLLQADKTKLWITNKVSKSWTSVPIAGNSDWFAKQGGLVRKVVATMPAHLQVSHKETVKDHQSLVICNSEVFYLPRRFVSDFIDLVSLVGDLDIHHKVAVPMFFLAMDSPQNYDSVFDSMRYKQKPQSNSTFYSPEAPAVHPWNVSSEQDFIKLIRLMAAGDPLLMELF, encoded by the exons ATGTTGGTCCAAGATCGCGTTTTCTCTTCTTCCGATGGCCCAAAATCCCTCAATCACCAATCGAGGAACAAATTCCGCTTATTCCCTCCCAAGAAACTTGATTTCTCCACATGGCTTTCGGAGAACATCTTCAGAATCGGCATGATTATCCTTGTCATCACCACCGTTGCCGCTGTGTTCTGCCTCCGAAACTATTATACTGCCGGGGGAGACGCGGCGGCGCTGATGTGCCTTCAGTCAACTCAGTCTCATTCAATTCACCCCAAGTTTCCTCAAATCAATTGGAATTCTATCCCCCGCGTTGTCGATAAAGTCACCCCGTTCTCAAGCTTTCGATCTGAGAAATGGATCGTTGTTTCGGTGTCTGAGTATCCCTCGGAGTCATTGAAGAAAATGGCTAAGATTAAAGGGTGGCAGGTTCTTGCGATCGGCAATTCCAGGACTCCAGAAGATTGGAAATTGAAAG GTGTTATATATTTGTCATTGGACATGCAAGCTCAATTGGGGTTTAGAGTGGTCGATTACTTGCCCTTTGATTCTTATGTCCGAAAAACTGTTGGGTATTTGTTTGCCATACAGCATGGTGCACAAAAGATTTATGACATTGATGATCGAGGTGATGTGATTGATAACGATATAGGGAAACATTTTGACGTTGAGTTGGTCGGCGAGGGTTCGAGACAGGAGGTTATTTTGCAATATAGTCACGATAATCCTAATAGAACTGTTGTGAACCCTTATATACATTTTGGGCAGCGGTCCGTTTGGCCAAGGGGGTTGCCCTTAGAAAACGTAGGTGATATTGAGCATGAACCATTTTATACAGAGGTTTTTGGTGGGAAACAGTTTATTCAACAGGGAATTTCGAATGGGTTACCTGATGTGGACTCGGTTTTTTACTTTACTAGGAAATCGACGTTGGAAGGATTTGACATTAGATTCGATGAGCATGCCTCTAAAGTGGCTTTACCTCAAGGTACCATGGTTCCTGTAAATTCTTTCAACACTATCTTTCATTCTTCTGCATTTTGGGGGTTGATGCTTCCTGTCTCGGTGAGTTCAATGGCTTCGGACGTACTGAGAGGTTATTGGGCCCAAAGGCTTTTATGGGAAGTTGGTGGGTATGTCGTGGTGTATCCTCCCACCGTTCATCGGTATGATAAAATTGAAGCATACCCTTTTTCTGAAGAGAAAGATCTCCACGTTAATGTTGGTCGGTTGATTAAGTTCTTGGTGGCATGGAGATCTAGTAATCATAGATTGTTCGAGAAAATTTTAGAGCTGAGTTACGTTATGGCTGAGGAAGGATTTTGGACAGAAAAGGACTTAAAATTCACGGCCGCATGGCTTCAAGACTTACTGTCTGTTGGTTACCAGCAGCCTCGTTTGATGTCCCTTGAACTCGACAGGCCTCGAGCAAACATCGGTGACGGTGATCGAAAGGAATTTGTACCACAGAATTTACCATCTGTGCATCTTGGGGTTGAAGAAACGGGAGTGGTGAACTATGAAATTGGGAACTTGATAACATGGAGGAAGAATTTTGGGAATGTTGTGCTCATTATCTTTTGCTATGGACCTGTGGAACGCACAGCGTTAGAGTGGAGATTGCTATATGGAAGGATATTTAAGACGGTTATAATTTTATCAGTGGAGAAAAATGTGGATCTTGCTGTGGAACAAGGGGATGCCGACCATGTTTACAA GAATCTGCCAAAATTATTTGATAGATACACCAGTGCGGATGGCTTTTTATTTTTGCAAGACAATACTATTCTTAATTACTGGAACTTGCTGCAAGCCGACAAGACTAAGCTCTGGATCACAAACAAG GTGTCCAAGTCTTGGACTAGTGTCCCAATTGCTGGCAACTCAGATTGGTTTGCAAAGCAAGGCGGTCTGGTGAGGAAAGTGGTTGCCACGATGCCAGCCCATTTACAAGTGAGTCACAAAGAAACGGTAAAAGATCACCAGAGCCTTGTAATCTGCAATTCCGAGGTATTCTATCTCCCCCGACGTTTTGTATCAGACTTTATCGATCTTGTCAGTCTAGTGGGCGATCTAGATATCCACCACAAAGTTGCTGTACCAATGTTCTTTCTAGCAATGGACTCTCCCCAGAATTACGACTCAGTGTTCGATTCTATGAGATATAAGCAAAAGCCACAGAGTAACTCTACATTCTATTCTCCCGAAGCACCTGCGGTTCACCCCTGGAATGTGTCGAGTGAGCAAGACTTTATTAAGCTGATCAGGCTCATGGCAGCTGGTGATCCCTTGTTGATGGAATTATTTTGA
- the LOC142505329 gene encoding magnesium-chelatase subunit ChlH, chloroplastic isoform X1, protein MASLVSSSFTIPNSKVELLSSISQKNYFLRSFLPKKPNQRNKQASQKFKCDAIGNGLFTQTTPEVRRIVPENSRGLPTVKVVYVVLEAQYQSSLTAAVQSLNQNEEYASFEVVGYLVEELRDENTYKTFCKDLEDANVFIGSLIFVEELALKVKAAVEKERERLDAVLVFPSMPEVMRLNKLGSFSMSQLGQSKSPFFQLFKKKNKSSAGFADSMLKLVRTLPKVLKYLPSDKAQDARLYILSLQFWLGGSQDNLVNFLKMISGSYVPALKGMKIPYSDPVLYLDNGIWHPLAPCMYDDVKEYLNWYGTRRDANEKLKSSNAPVVGLVLQRSHIVTGDESHYVAVIMELEARGAKVIPIFAGGLDFSGPVERYFIDPITKKPMVNAVVSLTGFALVGGPARQDHPKAVESLMKLDVPYIVALPLVFQTTEEWLNSTLGLHPIQVALQVALPELDGGMEPIVFSGRDPRTGKSHALHKRVEQLCTRAIKWAELKRKSKTDKRLAITVFSFPPDKGNVGSAAYLNVFSSIHSVLKELKNDGYNVKNLPENAEALMEDVIHDKEARFNSPNLNIVYKMGVREYQRLTPYASTLEENWGKPPGNLNSDGEHLLVYGKQYGNVFIGVQPTFGYEGDPMRLLFSKSASPHHGFAAYYSFVEKIFKADVVLHFGTHGSLEFMPGKQVGMSDVCYPDSLIGNIPNVYYYAANNPSEATVAKRRSYANTISYLTPPAENAGLYKGLKQLSELISSYQSLKDTGRGSQIVSSIISTARQCNLDKDVELPEEGVEISAKERDLVVGKVYSKIMEIESRLLPCGLHVIGEPPSAMEAVATLVNIAALDRPEDGISSLPTILAETKGRAIEDVYRGSDKGILDDVELLRQITEASRGAVTAFVERTTNKKGQVVDVADKLTSILGFGINEPWIQYLSNTKFHRADREKLRVSFQFLGECLKLIVADNELGSLKQALEGKYVEPGPGGDPIRNPKVLPTGKNIHALDPQSIPTAAAMQSAMVVVDRLLERQKAENEGKYPETIALVLWGTDNIKTYGESLAQVMWMIGVKPVADTFGRVNRVEIVSLEELGRPRIDVVVNCSGVFRDLFINQMNLLDRAVKMVAELDEPEDQNYVRKHALEQAKNLGVNVREAASRIFSNASGSYSSNVNLAVENSSWNDEKQLQDMYLSRKSFAFDSDAPGVGMTEKRNIFEMALSTADATFQNLDSSEISLTDVSHYFDSDPTNLVQNLRKDGKKPNAYIADTTTANAQVRSLSETVRLDARTKLLNPKWYEGMMSSGYEGVREIEKRLTNTVGWSATSGQVDNWVYEEANTTFIQDEQMLNRLMSTNPNSFRKLVQTFLEANGRGYWETSEENIEKLKQLYSEVEDKIEGIDR, encoded by the exons ATGGCCTCCTTGGTTTCTTCTTCATTCACGATACCCAACTCTAAGGTTGAACTCCTTTCATCAATTTCACAAAAGAACTACTTTTTGCGCTCATTTCTTCCCAAGAAACCCAACCAACGCAATAAACAGGcatcccaaaaatttaaatgtgATGCAATTGGCAATGGTTTGTTCACTCAAACCACACCTGAGGTACGCCGAATTGTGCCCGAAAACTCAAGAGGGCTTCCCACAGTAAAAGTCGTGTACGTCGTGTTGGAAGCTCAATACCAATCATCCCTTACAGCTGCAGTCCAGAGCCTTAACCAGAATGAAGAGTATGCTTCATTTGAAGTTGTGGGTTATTTGGTGGAGGAGCTTAGAGATGAGAATACATACAAAACTTTCTGCAAAGACCTTGAGGATGCGAATGTTTTTATAGGGTCCTTGATTTTTGTTGAGGAATTGGCCTTGAAGGTGAAGGCTGCAGTGGAGAAAGAAAGGGAAAGGCTTGATGCTGTTCTGGTTTTCCCTTCAATGCCTGAGGTAATGAGACTCAATAAGTTGGGTTCATTCAGTATGTCGCAGCtcgggcagtcgaaaagtcctTTTTTTCAGCTTTTCAAGAAGAAGAACAAGTCATCTGCCGGATTTGCTGACAGTATGCTGaagcttgtgaggactttgccTAAGGTTTTGAAGTACTTGCCAAGTGATAAAGCCCAAGATGCAAGGTTGTATATACTTAGCTTGCAATTTTGGCTCGGGGGTTCGCAGGATAATCTTGTGAATTTCTTGAAGATGATCTCTGGTTCTTATGTACCAGCTCTGAAAGGGATGAAAATCCCGTATTCAGATCCGGTTTTGTACCTGGATAATGGAATTTGGCACCCTTTGGCTCCGTGTATGTATGATGATGTGAAGGAGTACTTGAATTGGTATGGTACGAGGAGGGATGCAAATGAGAAACTAAAGAGCTCGAATGCACCAGTGGTCGGTTTGGTTCTGCAGAGGAGCCATATAGTTACTGGAGATGAAAGTCACTATGTTGCTGTGATCATGGAGCTTGAAGCGAGAGGGGCTAAAGTGATACCCATTTTTGCTGGAGGGCTAGACTTTTCAGGGCCGGTCGAGCGGTACTTCATTGATCCAATCACGAAGAAACCAATGGTGAATGCCGTAGTATCACTTACTGGTTTTGCTCTTGTTGGAGGGCCGGCGAGGCAGGATCATCCAAAGGCCGTTGAGTCCTTGATGAAGCTTGATGTCCCCTACATTGTAGCGTTGCCGTTAGTCTTTCAGACTACAGAGGAGTGGCTGAATAGCACTTTGGGACTCCATCCTATTCAGGTGGCTTTACAAGTTGCTCTCCCGGAGCTTGATGGAGGCATGGAACCGATCGTTTTTTCTGGCCGAGACCCTAGAACAG GGAAATCACATGCTCTTCACAAAAGAGTGGAGCAGCTCTGCACCAGAGCAATCAAATGGGCTGAGCTGAAGAGGAAATCTAAG ACAGATAAGAGGCTAGCGATTACCGTATTCAGTTTCCCCCCAGACAAAGGCAATGTTGGAAGTGCTGCTTACCTGAATGTTTTTTCTTCTATCCACTCTGTCCTCAAAGAGCTAAAAAACGATGGCTATAATGTCAAGAATCTTCCTGAAAATGCTGAAGCCTTAATGGAAGACGTAATTCACGACAAAGAAGCTCGGTTCAACAGCCCGAATCTTAACATAGTGTACAAAATGGGCGTGAGGGAGTACCAAAGGCTGACTCCATATGCCTCTACTTTGGAAGAAAACTGGGGGAAACCTCCGGGAAATCTGAATTCTGATGGAGAACACCTTCTTGTATATGGCAAACAGTACGGAAATGTGTTTATTGGCGTACAACCCACATTTGGTTATGAAGGTGATCCGATGCGACTTCTTTTCTCAAAATCGGCgagcccacatcatggttttgctGCTTACTATTCGTTTGTTGAGAAAATATTTAAAGCTGATGTTGTTCTTCACTTTGGGACTCATGGTTCTCTTGAATTCATGCCTGGGAAACAAGTCGGAATGAGTGATGTTTGCTACCCTGATAGTCTTATTGGGAACATCCCAAACGTGTATTACTATGCTGCCAATAATCCGTCGGAGGCCACCGTTGCTAAGCGTAGGAGTTATGCAAATACAATAAGTTATTTGACTCCTCCAGCAGAAAATGCTGGGCTTTACAAGGGATTGAAGCAGCTAAGTGAGCTTATTTCTTCCTATCAATCTCTTAAAGACACGGGACGTGGGTCTCAGATCGTGAGCTCTATCATAAGCACGGCTAGGCAGTGCAATCTTGACAAGGATGTGGAACTTCCCGAAGAAGGGGTTGAGATTTCAGCCAAGGAACGAGACCTCGTGGTGGGTAAAGTATATTCCAAGATTATGGAGATTGAATCACGGTTGCTTCCATGTGGTCTTCATGTCATTGGTGAGCCTCCATCGGCTATGGAGGCGGTAGCTACTCTGGTCAATATCGCTGCATTAGATCGTCCTGAAGATGGGATTTCTTCTCTGCCGACAATATTGGCTGAGACCAAGGGCCGAGCAATCGAGGATGTCTATAGAGGAAGTGACAAGGGCATTTTAGATGATGTGGAACTACTTCGACAGATAACCGAGGCATCCCGTGGCGCAGTTACCGCATTTGTTGAGCGAACTACTAACAAGAAAGGGCAGGTTGTTGATGTTGCTGATAAACTTACGTCAATTCTTGGTTTTGGAATAAATGAGCCATGGATTCAGTACCTGTCGAACACAAAATTTCACCGTGCCGATAGAGAAAAACTTAGAGTCTCGTTTCAATTCTTAGGGGAATGCTTGAAGCTTATTGTGGCGGACAATGAGTTGGGAAGTTTGAAACAAGCGTTGGAAGGAAAATATGTTGAGCCAGGTCCAGGAGGAGATCCAATTAGAAATCCGAAGGTTTTACCCACCGGAAAGAATATCCACGCGTTGGACCCACAATCTATTCCCACAGCTGCAGCTATGCAGAGTGCAATGGTGGTTGTCGACAGGTTGCTCGAGAGGCAAAAGGCTGAAAACGAAGGGAAATATCCCGAGACTATTGCACTTGTCCTGTGGGGAACAGATAACATCAAGACATACGGGGAGTCACTGGCTCAGGTAATGTGGATGATTGGAGTTAAGCCAGTTGCAGATACTTTTGGGAGAGTGAACCGGGTAGAAATTGTGAGTCTCGAAGAGCTTGGAAGACCAAGGATCGATGTGGTCGTCAACTGTTCGGGTGTGTTCCGGGACCTTTTCATTAATCAG ATGAATCTCCTTGATCGAGCAGTGAAGATGGTCGCTGAGCTAGACGAGCCTGAAGACCAAAATTACGTCAGAAAACATGCACTGGAACAAGCTAAAAATCTAGGAGTTAATGTACGTGAAGCTGCATCCCGTATATTTTCAAATGCCTCGGGCTCGTACTCCTCAAATGTAAACCTTGCCGTTGAGAATTCGTCCTGGAACGACGAGAAGCAACTCCAGGACATGTACTTGAGTCGAAAGTCCTTCGCATTCGACAGCGATGCTCCCGGTGTAGGCATGACTGAGAAGAGGAATATTTTTGAGATGGCTCTCAGCACGGCTGATGCTACATTCCAAAATCTTGACTCATCAGAGATTTCTCTCACTGATGTCAGTCATTACTTTGATTCGGACCCAACAAATCTGGTGCAGAACCTCAGGAAAGATGGAAAGAAGCCTAATGCATACATTGCTGATACAACTACAGCTAATGCACAG GTGCGTTCGCTATCTGAGACCGTTCGGCTTGATGCAAGGACTAAGTTATTGAATCCAAAATGGTATGAAGGCATGATGTCGAGCGGGTACGAGGGGGTTCGTGAGATTGAAAAACGCCTGACTAACACCGTTGGATGGAGTGCAACTTCTGGACAAGTCGACAATTGGGTGTACGAAGAGGCAAACACCACGTTTATTCAGGACGAGCAAATGTTAAACAGACTCATGAGCACGAACCCAAATTCTTTTAGGAAGTTGGTTCAAACGTTTTTGGAGGCTAATGGGCGTGGCTACTGGGAAACTTCTGAAGAGAACATTGAGAAATTGAAGCAGTTGTACTCAGAAGTCGAAGACAAGATCGAAGGGATCGATCGTTAA
- the LOC142505329 gene encoding magnesium-chelatase subunit ChlH, chloroplastic isoform X2 — MASLVSSSFTIPNSKVELLSSISQKNYFLRSFLPKKPNQRNKQASQKFKCDAIGNGLFTQTTPEVRRIVPENSRGLPTVKVVYVVLEAQYQSSLTAAVQSLNQNEEYASFEVVGYLVEELRDENTYKTFCKDLEDANVFIGSLIFVEELALKVKAAVEKERERLDAVLVFPSMPEVMRLNKLGSFSMSQLGQSKSPFFQLFKKKNKSSAGFADSMLKLVRTLPKVLKYLPSDKAQDARLYILSLQFWLGGSQDNLVNFLKMISGSYVPALKGMKIPYSDPVLYLDNGIWHPLAPCMYDDVKEYLNWYGTRRDANEKLKSSNAPVVGLVLQRSHIVTGDESHYVAVIMELEARGAKVIPIFAGGLDFSGPVERYFIDPITKKPMVNAVVSLTGFALVGGPARQDHPKAVESLMKLDVPYIVALPLVFQTTEEWLNSTLGLHPIQVALQVALPELDGGMEPIVFSGRDPRTGKSHALHKRVEQLCTRAIKWAELKRKSKTDKRLAITVFSFPPDKGNVGSAAYLNVFSSIHSVLKELKNDGYNVKNLPENAEALMEDVIHDKEARFNSPNLNIVYKMGVREYQRLTPYASTLEENWGKPPGNLNSDGEHLLVYGKQYGNVFIGVQPTFGYEGDPMRLLFSKSASPHHGFAAYYSFVEKIFKADVVLHFGTHGSLEFMPGKQVGMSDVCYPDSLIGNIPNVYYYAANNPSEATVAKRRSYANTISYLTPPAENAGLYKGLKQLSELISSYQSLKDTGRGSQIVSSIISTARQCNLDKDVELPEEGVEISAKERDLVVGKVYSKIMEIESRLLPCGLHVIGEPPSAMEAVATLVNIAALDRPEDGISSLPTILAETKGRAIEDVYRGSDKGILDDVELLRQITEASRGAVTAFVERTTNKKGQVVDVADKLTSILGFGINEPWIQYLSNTKFHRADREKLRVSFQFLGECLKLIVADNELGSLKQALEGKYVEPGPGGDPIRNPKVLPTGKNIHALDPQSIPTAAAMQSAMVVVDRLLERQKAENEGKYPETIALVLWGTDNIKTYGESLAQVMWMIGVKPVADTFGRVNRVEIVSLEELGRPRIDVVVNCSGVFRDLFINQMNLLDRAVKMVAELDEPEDQNYVRKHALEQAKNLGVNVREAASRIFSNASGSYSSNVNLAVENSSWNDEKQLQDMYLSRKSFAFDSDAPGVGMTEKRNIFEMALSTADATFQNLDSSEISLTDVSHYFDSDPTNLVQNLRKDGKKPNAYIADTTTANAQVNSTTCHQEISYSWFCVLSVCYVIYFYQFFTQHSFNDDFFLI; from the exons ATGGCCTCCTTGGTTTCTTCTTCATTCACGATACCCAACTCTAAGGTTGAACTCCTTTCATCAATTTCACAAAAGAACTACTTTTTGCGCTCATTTCTTCCCAAGAAACCCAACCAACGCAATAAACAGGcatcccaaaaatttaaatgtgATGCAATTGGCAATGGTTTGTTCACTCAAACCACACCTGAGGTACGCCGAATTGTGCCCGAAAACTCAAGAGGGCTTCCCACAGTAAAAGTCGTGTACGTCGTGTTGGAAGCTCAATACCAATCATCCCTTACAGCTGCAGTCCAGAGCCTTAACCAGAATGAAGAGTATGCTTCATTTGAAGTTGTGGGTTATTTGGTGGAGGAGCTTAGAGATGAGAATACATACAAAACTTTCTGCAAAGACCTTGAGGATGCGAATGTTTTTATAGGGTCCTTGATTTTTGTTGAGGAATTGGCCTTGAAGGTGAAGGCTGCAGTGGAGAAAGAAAGGGAAAGGCTTGATGCTGTTCTGGTTTTCCCTTCAATGCCTGAGGTAATGAGACTCAATAAGTTGGGTTCATTCAGTATGTCGCAGCtcgggcagtcgaaaagtcctTTTTTTCAGCTTTTCAAGAAGAAGAACAAGTCATCTGCCGGATTTGCTGACAGTATGCTGaagcttgtgaggactttgccTAAGGTTTTGAAGTACTTGCCAAGTGATAAAGCCCAAGATGCAAGGTTGTATATACTTAGCTTGCAATTTTGGCTCGGGGGTTCGCAGGATAATCTTGTGAATTTCTTGAAGATGATCTCTGGTTCTTATGTACCAGCTCTGAAAGGGATGAAAATCCCGTATTCAGATCCGGTTTTGTACCTGGATAATGGAATTTGGCACCCTTTGGCTCCGTGTATGTATGATGATGTGAAGGAGTACTTGAATTGGTATGGTACGAGGAGGGATGCAAATGAGAAACTAAAGAGCTCGAATGCACCAGTGGTCGGTTTGGTTCTGCAGAGGAGCCATATAGTTACTGGAGATGAAAGTCACTATGTTGCTGTGATCATGGAGCTTGAAGCGAGAGGGGCTAAAGTGATACCCATTTTTGCTGGAGGGCTAGACTTTTCAGGGCCGGTCGAGCGGTACTTCATTGATCCAATCACGAAGAAACCAATGGTGAATGCCGTAGTATCACTTACTGGTTTTGCTCTTGTTGGAGGGCCGGCGAGGCAGGATCATCCAAAGGCCGTTGAGTCCTTGATGAAGCTTGATGTCCCCTACATTGTAGCGTTGCCGTTAGTCTTTCAGACTACAGAGGAGTGGCTGAATAGCACTTTGGGACTCCATCCTATTCAGGTGGCTTTACAAGTTGCTCTCCCGGAGCTTGATGGAGGCATGGAACCGATCGTTTTTTCTGGCCGAGACCCTAGAACAG GGAAATCACATGCTCTTCACAAAAGAGTGGAGCAGCTCTGCACCAGAGCAATCAAATGGGCTGAGCTGAAGAGGAAATCTAAG ACAGATAAGAGGCTAGCGATTACCGTATTCAGTTTCCCCCCAGACAAAGGCAATGTTGGAAGTGCTGCTTACCTGAATGTTTTTTCTTCTATCCACTCTGTCCTCAAAGAGCTAAAAAACGATGGCTATAATGTCAAGAATCTTCCTGAAAATGCTGAAGCCTTAATGGAAGACGTAATTCACGACAAAGAAGCTCGGTTCAACAGCCCGAATCTTAACATAGTGTACAAAATGGGCGTGAGGGAGTACCAAAGGCTGACTCCATATGCCTCTACTTTGGAAGAAAACTGGGGGAAACCTCCGGGAAATCTGAATTCTGATGGAGAACACCTTCTTGTATATGGCAAACAGTACGGAAATGTGTTTATTGGCGTACAACCCACATTTGGTTATGAAGGTGATCCGATGCGACTTCTTTTCTCAAAATCGGCgagcccacatcatggttttgctGCTTACTATTCGTTTGTTGAGAAAATATTTAAAGCTGATGTTGTTCTTCACTTTGGGACTCATGGTTCTCTTGAATTCATGCCTGGGAAACAAGTCGGAATGAGTGATGTTTGCTACCCTGATAGTCTTATTGGGAACATCCCAAACGTGTATTACTATGCTGCCAATAATCCGTCGGAGGCCACCGTTGCTAAGCGTAGGAGTTATGCAAATACAATAAGTTATTTGACTCCTCCAGCAGAAAATGCTGGGCTTTACAAGGGATTGAAGCAGCTAAGTGAGCTTATTTCTTCCTATCAATCTCTTAAAGACACGGGACGTGGGTCTCAGATCGTGAGCTCTATCATAAGCACGGCTAGGCAGTGCAATCTTGACAAGGATGTGGAACTTCCCGAAGAAGGGGTTGAGATTTCAGCCAAGGAACGAGACCTCGTGGTGGGTAAAGTATATTCCAAGATTATGGAGATTGAATCACGGTTGCTTCCATGTGGTCTTCATGTCATTGGTGAGCCTCCATCGGCTATGGAGGCGGTAGCTACTCTGGTCAATATCGCTGCATTAGATCGTCCTGAAGATGGGATTTCTTCTCTGCCGACAATATTGGCTGAGACCAAGGGCCGAGCAATCGAGGATGTCTATAGAGGAAGTGACAAGGGCATTTTAGATGATGTGGAACTACTTCGACAGATAACCGAGGCATCCCGTGGCGCAGTTACCGCATTTGTTGAGCGAACTACTAACAAGAAAGGGCAGGTTGTTGATGTTGCTGATAAACTTACGTCAATTCTTGGTTTTGGAATAAATGAGCCATGGATTCAGTACCTGTCGAACACAAAATTTCACCGTGCCGATAGAGAAAAACTTAGAGTCTCGTTTCAATTCTTAGGGGAATGCTTGAAGCTTATTGTGGCGGACAATGAGTTGGGAAGTTTGAAACAAGCGTTGGAAGGAAAATATGTTGAGCCAGGTCCAGGAGGAGATCCAATTAGAAATCCGAAGGTTTTACCCACCGGAAAGAATATCCACGCGTTGGACCCACAATCTATTCCCACAGCTGCAGCTATGCAGAGTGCAATGGTGGTTGTCGACAGGTTGCTCGAGAGGCAAAAGGCTGAAAACGAAGGGAAATATCCCGAGACTATTGCACTTGTCCTGTGGGGAACAGATAACATCAAGACATACGGGGAGTCACTGGCTCAGGTAATGTGGATGATTGGAGTTAAGCCAGTTGCAGATACTTTTGGGAGAGTGAACCGGGTAGAAATTGTGAGTCTCGAAGAGCTTGGAAGACCAAGGATCGATGTGGTCGTCAACTGTTCGGGTGTGTTCCGGGACCTTTTCATTAATCAG ATGAATCTCCTTGATCGAGCAGTGAAGATGGTCGCTGAGCTAGACGAGCCTGAAGACCAAAATTACGTCAGAAAACATGCACTGGAACAAGCTAAAAATCTAGGAGTTAATGTACGTGAAGCTGCATCCCGTATATTTTCAAATGCCTCGGGCTCGTACTCCTCAAATGTAAACCTTGCCGTTGAGAATTCGTCCTGGAACGACGAGAAGCAACTCCAGGACATGTACTTGAGTCGAAAGTCCTTCGCATTCGACAGCGATGCTCCCGGTGTAGGCATGACTGAGAAGAGGAATATTTTTGAGATGGCTCTCAGCACGGCTGATGCTACATTCCAAAATCTTGACTCATCAGAGATTTCTCTCACTGATGTCAGTCATTACTTTGATTCGGACCCAACAAATCTGGTGCAGAACCTCAGGAAAGATGGAAAGAAGCCTAATGCATACATTGCTGATACAACTACAGCTAATGCACAGGTAAATTCCACGACTTGCCATCAAGAAATAAGTTATTCATGGTTTTGCGTACTATCTGTCTGCTACGT AATATATTTCTACCAATTTTTTACTCAGCATTCTTTTAACGacgatttcttcttgatttag
- the LOC142506155 gene encoding protein N-terminal glutamine amidohydrolase — MATSNLDSSPPVSQAITPPGVVSGFQHTPCYCEENVYLLSKKLCEDGISTSDCSDLFVIFISNEQKQIPLWHQKASHRADGVILWDYHVICLQKRKERNLPHLVWDLDSTLPFPSPLVKYVAETFRPSFQLFSQFHRIFRIVHAPLFLRCFASDRRHMKDSAGNWVFPPPSYEAIAAEDGTLHNLNEYMEMSAVDVVKTVGPDTLDDVLSKKFGVLISESQLEEFFSIIS; from the exons ATGGCGACTTCGAATTTGGATTCATCTCCGCCTGTATCACAGGCGATTACTCCTCCGGGAGTAGTTTCAGGCTTCCAGCACACTCCATGTTATTG CGAGGAGAACGTGTATCTGCTGAGCAAGAAGCTATGCGAAGATGGAATATCGACATCAGATTGTTCTGATCTATTCGTCATTTTCATTTCCAATGAACAAAAACAG attccattgtggCATCAGAAGGCCAGCCATAGAGCCGATGGGGTAATTCTTTGGGATTACCATGTCATCTGTTTACAA aaaagaaaagaaagaaacttGCCTCATTTAGTCTGGGATTTAGATTCAACTCTTCCCTTCCCATCTCCCCTTGTCAAATATGTAGCTGAAACCTTCCGACCTTCATTTCAGCTTTTTTCTCAGTTTCACAG GATTTTTAGAATTGTGCATGCCCCGCTGTTCCTCCGCTGTTTTGCATCTGATAGAAGACACATGAAAGATTCAGCAGGCAATTGGGTTTTTCCTCCACCTTCATATGAAGCCATTGCCGCTGAAG ATGGGACGTTGCATAACTTGAATGAATACATGGAAATGTCCGCTGTCGATGTCGTAAAAACCGTAGGACCTGATACTCTAGATGATGTCTTATCTAAAAAATTTGGTGTCTTGATTAGTGAAAGCCAATTGGAGGAGTTCTTTTCTATAATTTCCTGA